The DNA region GAAATTCTCAACTACGAACCGTGTGTTGTATCTGATTCGGATTTGTTGAATATATATGATTGCTGTAATTGAGGCATGGATTTCATATGTAACGAATAGAAGGAATAAATCGTCAAATCGATCGAGTGTCGTGTAAATTgtatatttcatattttataattacTACATTATCGATTTCACTTCTAAAATTTTAGCAAGTTTTAATCTTTTTCATCGATTGTGCTAATTATGTGTCATTGCACACTTCAACGTCATGTCAGTTTTATATCAAGCTATCAGCGTTGTATCGATACCACATCATGGAAAACgactaaaatcataaaaaaataataataataaagatatCGGACCACAATCAAAATTTGACAACATAGTGtatcaaaaatcataacaaaggTAAACACAAAACCAAAAATGCAGTTCTTTTCTATTATAAGCAATGAAATTATATGCTCCACTTTGTGCAATGTTTCTGAAGCAAATATATGTGGTATGACAATTTCAACTGTGTAGAGAGATTACATCCCAAACAATTAAAGATTAGacaaatgaaaaacatgaaaataatataaatttctcTTCAAAATTGGCAAAAATATTGAAACTCATAACCGAGTCTAACCTATTATTAGATATTTGAAATAAATGAGCATATTATagatcataaaaaatatttttaaaatataatctattttaaattattattgggGTTAatctttattattttttgcAATTCTATAACTTTATGTTATTTttgcaattttatttatttttcaaactgTAAAGTTGATGTGGTACTAATATGACGTGGATGTAATATCGATATAGTATTGACATGTGCAATCTTACATCAACACTtcagtaaaaaaaattactagAATACCAAAAATGGAAACGTACGAGGCTAATATTGAAAATTGACGATATATTAGACTGAAATCGTAGAAGAACAAACATATTTGatcaaaattatgatttttcatAAACAACTAAAttgtatatttaaaaatatcaggTTAGTTACCATAAAAGGAACTACTATAAAGGTGAAATAAAAATTCAGAAACATGCATAATCCAATTTTCTAATAAGGGAAATAGTAATCCGCCTTACTTATTTTGTCAAAGTCGAACCAAATATGATGCAAGTTTGATAACAAATCTGAGAATATCCCCTATATCTACATTCTTTGTCAACTATCCGATATCCTGGAATCGTGGATTCCtcaaatcatttcaaaattaCAACCAATCATGAAGTACTAaatatgagtaggtcttttgtaagacggtctcacgaatatttatccgtgagatgggtcaattctaccgatattcacaataaaaagtaatactcttagtataaaaagtaatattttttcattgataacccaaataagatatctgtctcacaaaatacaacatatgagaccgtctcagacAAGTTTTCGCCACTAAATATAAGATGATGCTATACCAAAATTGATAATAATGAAATTATAACCAAGTATGAAGTCATGTAAATTCGACATCCAAtctaataattatttcaatatttacTTTCTTTTTCGAATCATTCATGGATGTACtaaaacatttcaaaattaacaaaatttatatacTTCATCTTATTTTGTGCATAATCTGTATTTTGCAATATATATGTAATCCCATGCATATCGTACAGTTCAATCAATATCAACACTGAAACAAAAAATGGCTTGTTCGATCGGTTGTTTCAGTAGGCATGACCTTTCTCGCATGGGCACTTGTTATTTCCTCCTCGATGCCAAAAGTTGCTAGCATCTCTCCCGCATCGTCCCTTATTAAAGATGTGTGTGTCGGGAGAGAATTGCCCATTGACTTCAATCTCTGCGTCGAAATTCTCAACTCTGAACCTCGTGTCGTATCAGCTTCCGATCTGACGTGTATAGCGATTGCTATAACGGAGGCCGGGCTTTCAAAAGCAAAGAAAACACAGTGGTACGTGCGAAAGTTGCTGAAACAGCCCGGGAGAACACCTGATTATGGTTACGTATTGCAACAGTGTGATGGATTTTCGAAATGCTTTGGATTCAGCAAAATATGAAGACTACCTCTCAGCGGCTTATAATCTAAAAGCTGGGTACACAGATGATATAAACCAGTGTCGAAATGCTCAGAGTTCCAGGAAAGTTAAAGATGCCGTGATTTCGAAAGGGAATGAGCTTATGCTTATGTTTGCAGATGTTGCATTCCAGACCGTTGATCGTCTGATAACTTGATAATTGAATTCCATTCGTAGATTATATACATAAAATTTGGGAAAACTTCTGCTGGGAGTAATGCACCAGCTCTTTGTAAACACAAATAAATAGAAacgacaaattttttttttctatttcgaAGTATTGAGGTCGTATTGCTTTATTTTTCTATATTAACatctttcatatttttttaatttttttttatgtatccATATAtctattttaaacatttttttccacaccatattataaaaaaattctcaaTTACGCCCTATTGTTAATGAATCAGTGAAAAATAATGAGTTAACTTTGGGACCTGATTTGTCAGGTCTGTGTCTTAATTGTTGAACATTTCATGTTAATTTTTCCGGATTAGGGATATATAAAGCGAGGTAAGCGAAAAACGATTTCAATgtttcatgattatttttaaaagttttattaattatttagatttgaattgatattttttaaagcaaaaatagaaattttttatatttgacAAATTTGATTTCAAATTACTATTAAATGAGAATGCATTTAAAGTAAATTTTAATCGTGTGATAATAACATCGATTAAATTATGTATAAtcgattaaaaatttaaaaaatatgacaattttatatattaaaaatagaaaatttttatatttgaaaattttgatttcaaattACTATTAAATGAGAAtgcattttaagaaaattttaatcgtGTGATAATAATATCGATTAAATTATGTGTAAtcgattaaaaattaaaaaatatatgacaATTTTACATGTTACAAATCAAATGTACCATAGTAATTCTAACTATTTTTAGTTttcattttttcatatttttagtaTCTTTTTATTACAGAAAGCAATGTTAATCAAATATACCATAGTAATTTTaactatttttaattttcattttttcataCTTTTACTATCTTTTTATTACTTAAAGCAATGTTAATCATATTTTTAGTATCTTTTTATTACTTAAAGCAATGTTAATCATATTTTCTTGATAGTATAAACCTCAAGTAGTTAATCCTAAAATAGATTTAATTTCCATATCCAAAGATTTTACTGGTAGTCCTCTGTTTTAACTGAGTTCCTAATTCACCCTTCAGTTTAAACTAATAACACGGTAGAATTTGGTCAATATCGTCGGTTatttcacatttttattttaataaaatatcgcAATCAATAGCTACTGCCTACCATGTTAAAACGTTTCGTTTCACCGTGGGTGAAATTTGTGGTtcaataaaaattaaagataaaaaatagaAACATAAATATTTCGATGAATAAGTTTTTTGTGAGAAGGTGtcacatatttatatatgtgaGATTATAGGTGCGATAAGTGGACTCGATACAAATttactataaaaaaatatttttgatataaaagtGAAATTTTTGCATGAGCTAGATTGAGTTTGAGATCCGTATTCGTAAAATTGATTTGTGAAACGATTTCACAAGAATTTTTTTACTATTCAAAACTGTAACCAAGGTTATGGTAATATGAAATTACTCATTTTATTTTGCATGTATAATTAACCAAATATGATgtaaatttgatatcaaatcttatAATATCTTATATATCTGCATTCTTTTTTAACCATCCAATATCTGGATTCACGTATTTCTTAAAATTGCAATTATTTAAGTGCTGAATATTACAATTAATAACGTATTCCAAAATAGATAAtcccattttatcttatctggcgcacatatatatatatatatatatatataatcactCATTGTATAGCCCCATCAAAACCAATACCCTCGTATCATCAGTTTGGAGAGAGAAAAAGAATGGCTGATGGGGCTGTTTCAATAGCTATGATCACCTTTCTCTTGTCGACCCTTCTTCTTTCCTCGATTCCCGAAGTTGCTATCTGCACTTCTCCGTCGCCCCTTATCAAAGATGTGTGTGGTAGTACCGCCAAGGAGGTTAAACTTGACCCTAAGATCTGCGCCGAAACTCTTGTATCCGAACCTCGTGTTGTAGCTGCATCAAATCTGGTGAGTATGTCGATTGCTCTAATCGAGGCCGGGATCTCAAATGCAACGAAGACACGGTCTTATGTGCAAAAAATGCTCAAAAGGCGCGGATTAAAACCAGATTACAAATATGTATTGCAACAGTGTGACAGTGGATACGAACACTTTGGTTGGTCATTTGCAAGTGCTCTGGGTGAAGTTAAAGAAGGGGAGTACGACACAGCAACCTATGACATCAAAGTTGGGTATACAGATAATATAGATGAATGTCGAAATGCTCTGAGTTCCAAGAACGTTAAAGATGGTGCGATTTCGAGAGGGAATGCCTTTCTCTTTCTGATTGGAGAAGTTGGATTCAACACCGTCGACCGTCTTCCTTCGCATTAACTCTGATGATCAATTATGTAAACTAGtctttgaatatttttcatataataataataattttatctatTAATTTGCGTGAATTATGTGTTTCTGAATTGAACCAAATGACCaaatatatattgttttattttttgtcatttaactttaatgttttttttttttaatttcaaacaaAATGAGCTCCGATCATGATAAGATCTAAAgtgaaaaaaatacaaattacaGTATTAAAAATAGAAATCCACCGTAACataatcaaaaaataaaaaaatataatatattattaacaTGATCATCAGTGTGAACAAATtacaaattaatatataaatatatattataattaaatggcatccAAATAATAGAGCATGTATCTTAGTGGTATAGATGATTTTAAGGATTTGTTATACCCGAGTTCGAATCACATCATTCCCAATTTTTTTCCCTTC from Primulina tabacum isolate GXHZ01 chromosome 14, ASM2559414v2, whole genome shotgun sequence includes:
- the LOC142523997 gene encoding uncharacterized protein LOC142523997, whose translation is MADGAVSIAMITFLLSTLLLSSIPEVAICTSPSPLIKDVCGSTAKEVKLDPKICAETLVSEPRVVAASNLVSMSIALIEAGISNATKTRSYVQKMLKRRGLKPDYKYVLQQCDSGYEHFGWSFASALGEVKEGEYDTATYDIKVGYTDNIDECRNALSSKNVKDGAISRGNAFLFLIGEVGFNTVDRLPSH